One part of the Microbulbifer sp. THAF38 genome encodes these proteins:
- a CDS encoding NAD(P)/FAD-dependent oxidoreductase, with protein MKVLIVGAGTTGLTAACALSFQGIDCQIIERRSQPSQLSRAVGIFPSTIELLSSIGVPADLFSEAVPMRGLQYLRNGRRLLFLDFSSKEFQGKAGLFLPQNRTEAILAGVLRKRGVDVQYGLQLTNIVSQNAAAIVEYSNHDKETFDWVIGADGVHSLVRQKMKIRYPGQDLPEKWSIADVEVNGHMPPSLVTVNLQEPGNSLSIVLPLGQGHVRVVSSKEDALSALPQPLDIKKIYSQGSFQISVRQAETYCKNRVLLAGDAAHCHSPVGGKGMNLGIADAVAAASAIIRGEVEQYACERHKIAKQVIRKTEFARKVVTSNNLLMKCGLWILAKTIGVVPAVRRAYVRHLTEI; from the coding sequence ATGAAGGTTCTGATTGTTGGAGCGGGGACAACGGGCCTCACCGCCGCTTGTGCATTATCGTTTCAAGGTATTGATTGCCAGATCATTGAGCGCCGCAGTCAGCCTTCTCAGCTCTCTCGTGCTGTTGGAATCTTCCCTTCCACTATTGAACTACTGAGTAGTATTGGCGTTCCCGCGGATTTATTCTCTGAGGCGGTGCCGATGCGGGGGCTCCAATATCTGAGAAATGGACGGCGCCTGTTGTTTCTCGACTTTTCCTCTAAGGAATTTCAGGGGAAGGCCGGACTTTTTCTTCCCCAGAATAGAACAGAAGCGATTTTGGCTGGTGTGCTAAGGAAGCGGGGGGTTGATGTTCAGTACGGTTTGCAATTAACCAATATTGTTAGTCAAAACGCCGCGGCAATAGTGGAATATTCTAATCATGATAAGGAGACTTTCGACTGGGTGATTGGTGCTGATGGCGTTCACTCTCTGGTCCGCCAGAAAATGAAAATAAGGTATCCTGGACAGGATTTACCAGAAAAGTGGTCGATTGCCGATGTAGAGGTCAACGGGCACATGCCTCCCAGCCTGGTCACGGTTAACTTGCAAGAACCGGGCAACAGTCTGAGTATTGTTTTGCCACTAGGCCAGGGACATGTCAGGGTGGTTTCTTCCAAAGAGGATGCGCTTTCTGCCCTTCCACAGCCTCTCGATATCAAAAAAATATATAGCCAGGGCAGCTTTCAGATATCCGTCAGGCAGGCGGAAACCTATTGCAAAAATAGAGTCCTACTTGCCGGAGATGCGGCCCATTGTCATTCACCAGTGGGTGGCAAGGGAATGAACTTGGGAATTGCCGATGCTGTAGCCGCAGCCAGTGCAATTATTCGAGGGGAAGTTGAGCAATATGCCTGTGAGCGTCACAAAATAGCTAAACAGGTAATAAGGAAAACTGAATTTGCCCGAAAAGTAGTGACTTCTAACAACTTACTGATGAAGTGTGGGCTGTGGATTTTGGCTAAAACTATCGGTGTTGTGCCCGCAGTGCGCCGCGCTTATGTCCGTCATTTAACAGAAATTTAA
- a CDS encoding LysE family translocator: MPEIPILVTFLGASVLLAISPGPDLLLISTYSTARGFIAGFLLSMGVFLAGLAQTFLVAFGLGHIMETIPVVALAVKTLGALYLAWLGIHLIRQWRSNLGGTQSQAVTESLSASQLISRGLINNLINPKALVFFSLFLPQFTSHAQPITQQILLLGFLLSTIALTVNTIIAFSFSKLRQTLSNQSAFSRHFDGLLGMLFLGLAGRLASEH, translated from the coding sequence ATGCCTGAAATCCCGATTTTAGTAACGTTCCTTGGCGCATCTGTCCTGCTGGCAATCTCTCCTGGACCAGACCTACTCTTAATATCCACCTACTCGACAGCCCGGGGCTTTATCGCTGGTTTTTTGCTCAGTATGGGTGTGTTTCTGGCAGGGCTAGCACAAACGTTCCTTGTGGCCTTTGGTCTCGGACACATCATGGAGACTATTCCTGTTGTTGCCCTTGCGGTAAAGACACTAGGAGCACTGTACCTGGCATGGCTGGGAATTCACTTAATACGCCAGTGGCGCTCGAATTTAGGGGGCACTCAAAGCCAAGCAGTCACTGAGTCTCTTAGCGCCTCACAACTCATCAGCAGAGGGCTGATCAACAACTTAATAAACCCAAAGGCTTTAGTATTTTTCAGTTTATTTTTACCGCAATTTACCAGTCATGCCCAGCCCATCACCCAGCAAATACTGCTACTAGGTTTTCTTCTCAGCACCATTGCACTCACTGTAAACACAATAATTGCCTTCTCTTTTAGCAAACTGAGGCAGACACTGAGCAATCAATCAGCATTCAGCCGACACTTCGACGGCTTATTGGGTATGTTATTCCTTGGCCTGGCCGGTCGCCTGGCATCAGAACACTGA
- the cobN gene encoding cobaltochelatase subunit CobN translates to MLKKVCMQLACLALVAFTTVMVQASDKPKVLLMMSSHTAKAKGALLSDLAADQPFTLEIFNSKGRSEEQIAQAWGSSSLVLLDGINPALSQFMFGKYQPLLTQYPNVPVVALGDADNVSMNQGLTSEQHQSIAAYFNNAGRQNYRHLMQFLSARVFGLSAQSVAEPIIVPKVGFYHPRLPNLVTDSEEVFFNWLQASTDQPVIAVAIHRSVVDYEQQQVVDAILAGLEEKGAKAFAFFFEGEDLPLSYPDLLQDEAGQTRIDLMINYRSLHYVSKRRAEFEKLGVPVIHALNYTEGSEEDYLADNSGVSPSLTPFFLVMPEDTGSIDPVIIAASEGGNKVVMADQLNALVERAWSHASLGYKKNSQKKVATFIWNYPPGEKNIGAAFLNVPSSIESIAKAMAERGYQIKQQDSKTLIDWAGQLLRPYYRREDSAALIDKGLADWMPLSTYVDWFNRLPASVRDPIVDRWGNPEDNAMLADHNGERAFVIPRMTLGNLIVLPQGVRAENAKDHASLYHDMKTPVNHAYLAVYLYARKTFGADAYIHLGTHGSQEWLTGKERGLSVYDAPNLALGNIPVFYPYIIDNVGEAMQAKRRGRATMISHLTPGFAKAGLYAEVAELSELIGNYLILEEGQTRLNTQERIIALADKLNMLKDLEISAETLQADFDGQLSRLQDHLAQLAEMSQPLGIHRFGQLPKSEHLTSTMLQMLGENFISAAGQYESDQGLGLPQDQVLDERNVVALEAQPGYQLLDAFLAGRKLPELSEELQNQLELGREYADNFAGIAELENLMLALDGEYIPVSHGGDPIRNPQAVPTGRNLIGFNPAKVPSKEAYAAGVQLMEQTIADYREKHGRFPDKLAFSLWSLETMRHQGALEAQILHALGLKPKWNQQGNVTGTEVIPYSELKRPRIDVVISATGLYRDAFPNVMLWLAEAIDKVAQMKEENNFVYRHSQALLKQLKEEGSSEEDARYLSSVRIFSNESGNYGTGLNGASLASDSWETDDKLADLYMRRMGFAYGKDESRWSEDQRNVALYGKVLSGTDGVIFSRSTNLYAMMTNDDPFQYFGGMGLAVRNLDGKTPEMYVSNLRRKDNIKTQTLGEFVNQEMRSRYFHPRWIEAMQESGYAGATAILDRVNNMWGWEVMTPETIRDDQWQEMFEVYVNDKYQMDMREFFETHNAEALAQMLERMLEAVRKGYWPADAETLKKMVETYTELANQYDIATDNEKFTDFIGEQALGFGLAPLVGSQAVENVTASAPASQQVSGQKLEQVKEPAAQDKPQDFLWLLLLAIVISGFASVFFERFFEGGGQRVTHA, encoded by the coding sequence ATGTTGAAAAAGGTTTGCATGCAGTTAGCATGCTTGGCGCTAGTAGCTTTCACTACGGTGATGGTGCAGGCCAGCGATAAACCCAAAGTTTTGCTGATGATGTCCAGCCATACCGCGAAAGCCAAAGGAGCGCTGTTATCTGATTTGGCTGCGGACCAGCCGTTTACCCTGGAGATATTTAACAGCAAAGGGAGGAGTGAAGAGCAGATAGCACAGGCCTGGGGATCTTCCAGCCTGGTGTTGCTTGACGGTATCAATCCGGCACTCTCCCAATTTATGTTTGGTAAATACCAGCCGCTGCTAACCCAGTACCCCAATGTACCAGTGGTTGCTCTGGGGGATGCCGATAACGTCTCTATGAATCAGGGGCTGACCTCTGAACAGCACCAATCCATCGCTGCGTATTTTAATAATGCTGGGCGACAAAACTACCGGCATTTAATGCAGTTCCTCTCCGCCAGAGTCTTTGGCCTCTCTGCGCAGTCTGTAGCTGAACCAATTATTGTGCCTAAAGTGGGCTTTTATCACCCGCGCCTGCCGAATCTGGTGACTGATAGTGAAGAGGTGTTTTTTAATTGGCTGCAGGCATCTACAGACCAGCCGGTTATTGCGGTAGCTATTCATCGCTCGGTGGTGGATTACGAGCAGCAGCAGGTGGTGGATGCAATCTTAGCTGGACTGGAAGAGAAAGGCGCTAAGGCCTTTGCTTTTTTCTTTGAAGGAGAAGATCTGCCGCTTTCCTATCCGGATTTACTGCAAGACGAAGCGGGGCAAACGCGTATTGATTTGATGATCAATTACCGCTCTCTCCATTATGTGAGTAAGCGTCGCGCAGAGTTCGAGAAGCTGGGTGTCCCGGTGATTCACGCCCTGAATTATACCGAGGGCAGTGAAGAGGATTACCTTGCCGATAATAGTGGGGTTTCTCCTTCGTTAACGCCTTTCTTCCTGGTAATGCCCGAAGATACCGGTAGTATCGATCCGGTAATTATCGCTGCAAGTGAAGGTGGCAATAAGGTTGTGATGGCAGACCAGCTCAATGCGCTGGTAGAACGCGCCTGGAGCCATGCCTCACTTGGTTACAAGAAAAACAGCCAGAAAAAGGTGGCTACCTTTATTTGGAACTACCCTCCCGGTGAGAAGAATATTGGTGCGGCCTTCCTCAATGTACCTTCTTCTATTGAGTCTATCGCCAAAGCCATGGCTGAGCGTGGCTATCAAATAAAGCAGCAGGACTCCAAGACCCTAATCGATTGGGCCGGCCAATTGCTGCGCCCTTATTATCGCCGTGAAGACAGCGCTGCACTGATTGATAAAGGTTTGGCTGACTGGATGCCACTTTCAACCTACGTCGATTGGTTTAATCGTTTGCCGGCTTCTGTGCGCGATCCTATTGTGGATCGCTGGGGTAATCCGGAAGATAACGCCATGTTGGCAGATCATAACGGTGAGCGGGCGTTCGTAATCCCACGTATGACATTGGGTAACTTGATTGTTCTGCCACAGGGGGTGCGCGCGGAGAATGCCAAAGACCATGCCTCCCTGTATCACGATATGAAAACGCCGGTAAATCATGCTTACCTGGCGGTTTATCTCTACGCGCGCAAAACTTTCGGGGCCGATGCCTATATTCATTTGGGCACTCATGGTTCCCAGGAGTGGCTAACGGGTAAGGAGCGTGGACTCTCTGTGTACGACGCGCCAAATTTGGCCCTGGGCAATATCCCGGTGTTCTATCCCTACATTATCGATAATGTGGGCGAGGCCATGCAGGCCAAGCGTCGCGGCCGCGCGACCATGATCAGCCACCTGACTCCGGGCTTCGCTAAAGCGGGTCTTTACGCCGAAGTGGCTGAACTCTCTGAGTTGATTGGTAATTACCTGATTCTGGAAGAAGGGCAAACCCGTTTGAACACCCAGGAGCGTATTATTGCCCTGGCGGACAAGCTGAACATGCTCAAGGATCTGGAAATCAGCGCTGAAACCCTGCAGGCTGATTTCGATGGCCAGCTCAGTCGTCTTCAGGACCACTTGGCCCAACTGGCTGAAATGAGCCAGCCATTGGGTATCCATCGTTTCGGTCAGTTGCCCAAGTCAGAGCATCTCACCAGTACCATGTTGCAAATGCTGGGTGAAAACTTTATCTCCGCCGCCGGCCAATATGAGAGCGACCAGGGCTTGGGTTTACCGCAGGATCAGGTGCTGGATGAGCGCAATGTAGTCGCCTTAGAAGCACAGCCGGGTTATCAGCTTTTGGATGCTTTCCTGGCTGGACGCAAGTTGCCGGAACTTTCAGAAGAGCTGCAAAATCAACTGGAGCTGGGCCGGGAGTATGCCGATAACTTTGCCGGTATCGCTGAGCTAGAAAACCTGATGCTGGCACTCGATGGTGAGTACATTCCAGTGAGCCATGGGGGTGATCCTATTCGCAACCCGCAGGCGGTGCCTACTGGTCGCAACCTGATAGGATTTAACCCGGCTAAGGTGCCGTCCAAGGAAGCCTATGCAGCCGGTGTTCAACTGATGGAGCAGACCATTGCCGACTATCGGGAAAAGCACGGTCGCTTCCCGGATAAGCTGGCATTTTCCCTTTGGTCCCTGGAGACCATGCGCCACCAAGGTGCGCTTGAAGCGCAAATACTGCATGCATTGGGCCTCAAGCCCAAATGGAATCAGCAGGGTAATGTTACCGGAACTGAAGTGATTCCCTATTCTGAATTAAAGCGCCCTCGTATTGATGTGGTGATCTCTGCTACCGGCCTCTATCGCGACGCTTTCCCTAATGTGATGCTGTGGCTGGCGGAAGCCATCGATAAAGTGGCGCAGATGAAGGAGGAGAACAATTTTGTTTATCGCCACAGCCAGGCCTTATTAAAGCAACTAAAGGAGGAAGGGAGTTCTGAAGAGGACGCGCGCTATCTTTCCTCTGTGCGTATTTTCTCCAATGAAAGTGGCAATTATGGTACGGGCCTGAATGGTGCCAGCCTGGCTTCCGACAGCTGGGAGACAGACGATAAACTGGCCGATCTGTATATGCGTCGCATGGGCTTTGCTTATGGCAAGGATGAATCCCGCTGGAGCGAAGACCAACGCAATGTTGCTCTCTATGGCAAGGTACTTTCCGGCACCGATGGGGTGATTTTCTCACGCTCCACCAACCTCTACGCCATGATGACCAACGATGATCCCTTCCAGTATTTTGGTGGTATGGGACTTGCGGTGCGTAATCTAGACGGCAAGACACCGGAGATGTATGTCTCCAACTTGCGCCGTAAGGACAACATTAAAACCCAGACCTTAGGAGAGTTTGTCAACCAGGAAATGCGCAGCCGTTACTTCCACCCCCGCTGGATTGAGGCAATGCAGGAATCCGGCTATGCCGGCGCAACAGCAATCCTGGATCGCGTGAACAATATGTGGGGCTGGGAAGTGATGACCCCAGAAACTATCCGCGATGACCAATGGCAGGAGATGTTTGAGGTCTACGTGAATGATAAATACCAAATGGATATGCGTGAGTTCTTTGAGACGCACAATGCGGAAGCTCTGGCACAAATGCTGGAGCGCATGCTGGAAGCAGTGCGCAAGGGCTACTGGCCTGCCGATGCCGAAACGCTTAAGAAAATGGTGGAGACTTACACCGAACTTGCCAATCAGTACGATATCGCAACAGACAATGAGAAGTTTACTGACTTTATTGGCGAGCAAGCGCTTGGTTTTGGTCTTGCCCCGCTTGTGGGCAGCCAGGCAGTGGAGAATGTTACCGCTAGTGCTCCTGCGTCTCAGCAAGTGAGTGGGCAGAAACTAGAACAAGTAAAAGAGCCCGCAGCTCAGGACAAACCCCAGGACTTCTTGTGGTTATTATTGTTGGCAATTGTTATCAGCGGATTTGCTAGCGTATTTTTTGAGCGCTTTTTTGAGGGGGGAGGGCAGCGAGTGACCCATGCTTAG
- a CDS encoding phytanoyl-CoA dioxygenase family protein, whose amino-acid sequence MPKNHTLAEMHKEAGTLHELAQFPIRWTQRIKVIGLIAAIGFYKLCILPWKKRERQQLFAKLDQLKNLTINLPTPSATQQDSKYFLSAQDRKFFSKKGYLPPFRVISSEEAGALKELAIREYQNGFGGVSYLGSRVREIEKKYNRWTIEYAGLYQALRLKPFRELLRKPQIAERLASLLGDEILCWRTQFFDKMPGAEGTAWHQNATFREAGKYAKLQPTQETSPALIQLNAWVALSDTTKENGCLRILPGSFKDARINYLYEFIPENELFFFSLLPFSPSYLYKIGKIALYGRLFYKSAVILFSAEKLLGDNFFDQFEVKDLEMKAGECLIFSSLNMHASYPNTSSHDERFSFVGRCTANHVKVAPHGKDSYPSLEGPIEYTLPTVSTFQVYGKDTYGLNKILDD is encoded by the coding sequence ATGCCAAAAAACCACACCCTGGCGGAGATGCACAAGGAAGCTGGCACCCTCCATGAGCTGGCTCAGTTTCCCATTCGCTGGACGCAGCGGATAAAAGTCATTGGACTGATAGCAGCTATAGGTTTCTACAAACTATGTATTCTTCCATGGAAGAAAAGAGAGCGACAGCAGCTTTTTGCCAAGCTGGATCAGCTAAAAAACTTAACGATCAACCTCCCTACCCCATCGGCCACCCAACAAGACAGCAAGTATTTCCTGAGTGCGCAAGACCGCAAGTTCTTCTCAAAAAAGGGTTACTTACCCCCCTTTAGGGTAATTTCCAGTGAGGAGGCAGGCGCGCTAAAAGAGCTTGCTATTCGGGAGTACCAAAATGGCTTCGGCGGTGTGTCCTACTTAGGCAGCAGGGTTCGAGAAATAGAGAAAAAATACAACCGTTGGACTATCGAGTATGCGGGCCTATATCAAGCTCTGCGGCTCAAACCGTTTAGAGAGCTTTTGCGAAAACCTCAAATTGCGGAACGCTTAGCGAGCCTGCTCGGTGATGAAATTCTCTGCTGGCGCACACAGTTTTTCGATAAAATGCCGGGGGCAGAAGGCACTGCCTGGCACCAAAATGCAACATTTCGCGAAGCAGGCAAATATGCGAAATTACAACCCACGCAAGAAACATCTCCCGCATTGATTCAGCTGAATGCTTGGGTAGCCTTGAGCGATACCACTAAAGAGAATGGCTGCCTTCGCATTTTGCCCGGATCTTTCAAAGATGCCAGAATCAATTACCTCTATGAATTTATCCCGGAAAATGAACTTTTCTTCTTTTCGCTTTTACCGTTCTCCCCCTCCTACCTCTATAAAATAGGTAAAATTGCTCTGTATGGAAGACTTTTCTATAAAAGCGCGGTTATTTTATTCAGCGCAGAAAAACTTTTGGGGGATAACTTTTTTGACCAATTTGAAGTCAAGGACCTGGAAATGAAAGCCGGTGAGTGCCTGATTTTTTCATCTCTAAATATGCATGCCTCCTACCCCAACACTTCCAGCCACGATGAACGTTTCTCTTTTGTCGGACGCTGTACCGCTAACCATGTAAAAGTCGCTCCACATGGCAAAGATAGCTACCCAAGCCTTGAAGGACCAATAGAGTACACATTACCCACAGTAAGTACTTTTCAAGTATATGGAAAGGACACCTATGGACTAAACAAAATCCTGGATGATTGA
- a CDS encoding reprolysin-like metallopeptidase: MSLKKSLAAAVAALTVSGAASAKTVDIAIMYTDPAAQHTGDISAKIDNYISYANNSFKRNGIDIQLNLVDSWKASSSDFRVNEETLDLITFHSSVNSWRSSKKADMVVFLTKAEEVVQNGGTYITCGIAWVGQGSNGTMYNSAKERAYSVTGVDCGYNTFVHELGHNMGLTHSTKQGDTSGGVYSYGMGHGVDNKFSTIMAYPWMYGSNVTQYDWFSDPDWNECGGMACGERSGGKDISNAYKALGPIVDDIAGYY; the protein is encoded by the coding sequence ATGAGTTTAAAGAAAAGCCTGGCGGCAGCTGTTGCCGCACTGACAGTTTCTGGCGCTGCAAGTGCTAAAACCGTTGACATCGCTATTATGTACACCGATCCAGCTGCACAGCACACTGGTGACATTTCTGCGAAAATCGACAACTACATCAGCTATGCCAACAATTCCTTCAAAAGGAATGGTATTGATATTCAGCTGAACCTGGTTGATAGCTGGAAAGCTTCCAGTTCTGATTTCCGCGTTAATGAGGAAACTCTGGACCTGATCACTTTCCACAGCTCTGTGAATAGCTGGCGCTCTTCCAAGAAAGCTGACATGGTGGTTTTCTTAACTAAAGCAGAAGAAGTTGTTCAAAATGGCGGCACCTACATTACTTGTGGTATTGCCTGGGTTGGCCAAGGTAGCAACGGCACCATGTACAACAGCGCTAAAGAGCGTGCTTACAGCGTGACCGGTGTTGACTGTGGTTATAACACCTTCGTGCATGAGCTGGGCCACAACATGGGTCTGACTCACTCCACCAAGCAGGGTGACACTTCCGGTGGCGTTTACTCCTATGGTATGGGTCACGGTGTAGACAACAAGTTCTCCACCATTATGGCTTACCCCTGGATGTACGGCTCCAATGTCACTCAGTACGATTGGTTCTCTGATCCCGATTGGAATGAGTGTGGCGGCATGGCTTGTGGTGAGCGTTCTGGCGGTAAAGATATTTCTAACGCCTATAAAGCACTTGGCCCAATCGTTGATGATATTGCTGGTTACTATTAA
- a CDS encoding zinc-dependent metalloprotease family protein: MLTNVTGFICIYEKLGESNLKIKGTIMNLKNTLAAAIAALTFSGAAIADTVKVAVWYTDPAAQLTGDISTRVDSLISTANRIYENNDLDIQLELVDLRQYSSSDLLVTGDNLAEFSGATYLDVDTTPTWEEWFDYGYAQQQRDLYEADMVILLGKANRVVTEEGTYLTCGVGYVGTGSNGVMDLGSNRLAYSITAVDCGATDLTFVHELGHNMGLNHSRRQGDTSGGVYYYGLGYGVDNSFSTIMGYPQSFGDAERLDTFSNPDKICNGSPCGIRNNADAQRALGPIVDDIAGYN; encoded by the coding sequence TTGCTTACAAATGTAACCGGTTTCATTTGTATCTATGAAAAACTTGGGGAAAGCAACTTAAAAATAAAAGGAACTATCATGAATTTGAAAAACACTTTGGCTGCTGCGATAGCAGCTTTGACTTTTTCGGGTGCCGCAATAGCAGATACGGTAAAAGTCGCAGTCTGGTACACAGATCCAGCTGCTCAGCTCACAGGAGATATCTCTACCAGAGTGGATAGTTTGATTAGCACAGCTAATCGTATCTATGAGAATAATGATCTAGATATTCAGCTTGAGCTTGTCGATTTACGCCAATATTCATCGTCCGATCTCTTGGTGACAGGTGATAATCTTGCGGAGTTTTCTGGAGCCACATATTTGGATGTTGATACTACTCCAACCTGGGAGGAGTGGTTCGACTATGGCTATGCCCAACAGCAGCGTGATCTGTATGAAGCTGACATGGTTATTTTACTGGGTAAAGCGAATCGTGTAGTTACCGAAGAGGGAACTTACTTAACCTGTGGCGTTGGATACGTAGGGACAGGTAGTAATGGCGTGATGGATCTTGGCTCAAATAGGCTTGCATATAGCATTACTGCTGTGGATTGTGGGGCGACTGACCTGACATTTGTTCATGAGCTCGGTCACAACATGGGGCTGAATCATTCCCGCAGGCAGGGCGATACCAGCGGCGGTGTCTATTACTATGGCTTAGGTTATGGTGTAGATAATAGCTTTTCTACAATCATGGGGTACCCTCAGTCATTCGGCGATGCAGAGAGGCTCGATACATTCTCTAATCCAGATAAAATCTGTAACGGATCTCCTTGTGGTATCAGAAATAATGCTGATGCACAAAGAGCCTTGGGGCCGATTGTCGACGATATAGCAGGTTACAATTAA
- a CDS encoding DUF4870 domain-containing protein, with protein sequence MDNYKPWGLERNTFLMLLHLSQLAWIIIPGAGFVLPVIMWATTKDQVIEVDRHGKMIFNWMISLFIYSIVSTILIILGVGLLGLLALALINVIFILIGAIRANDGIFWRYPLSIRFFK encoded by the coding sequence ATGGATAACTACAAACCATGGGGACTAGAAAGAAATACCTTTCTAATGCTTTTACACCTGAGCCAACTGGCCTGGATAATTATCCCTGGAGCGGGATTTGTATTACCTGTCATTATGTGGGCAACCACTAAAGATCAAGTCATTGAAGTTGATCGCCATGGCAAGATGATTTTCAATTGGATGATCAGCTTATTTATCTACTCCATCGTAAGCACTATTCTCATTATCTTAGGCGTCGGTCTCTTAGGGTTGTTAGCTCTAGCCTTAATCAATGTAATCTTTATCCTTATTGGCGCTATTCGAGCAAACGATGGGATATTCTGGCGTTACCCACTCAGCATTCGCTTTTTTAAATAA
- a CDS encoding DUF2149 domain-containing protein → MRFLDEDEELNPILSAVNLIDVFLVIIAALLIAIAQNPLNVFSDEKVTVIKNAGEPNMEVIVKDGEEIKQYKSTGEIGSGEGTRAGVAYQMADGSLVYVPEGKEESAKDKAVGGK, encoded by the coding sequence ATGCGCTTCCTGGATGAAGATGAAGAGCTCAACCCGATTTTGAGTGCGGTTAATTTGATTGATGTCTTTCTGGTGATTATCGCCGCGCTGCTCATCGCTATTGCTCAAAACCCATTAAACGTTTTTTCCGACGAAAAGGTCACGGTGATCAAGAATGCTGGCGAGCCCAATATGGAAGTCATCGTAAAAGATGGGGAAGAAATTAAGCAGTACAAATCCACTGGCGAAATTGGCTCGGGAGAGGGCACTCGCGCTGGTGTTGCTTACCAGATGGCCGATGGCAGTCTGGTCTATGTGCCGGAAGGAAAAGAAGAGTCCGCTAAAGACAAAGCAGTGGGGGGTAAATAG
- a CDS encoding MotA/TolQ/ExbB proton channel family protein: MNISMIENLMADVADLFMAPVLLAILVLFVYSLYATGRFLSLWMLRRRNAGAYSLALKQGRKEGLPGYQVHNYYVRHPLACDDELEVFALKKLEMLRMATRIAPMLGLIATMIPMGPALRALADGNIQGISENLIIAFAAVIWGLAISTLTFWPASVKKRWFAAELINIRKLKEVA, encoded by the coding sequence ATGAATATTTCGATGATTGAGAACCTGATGGCGGATGTGGCCGACTTGTTTATGGCCCCGGTTTTACTGGCGATTCTGGTTCTTTTTGTTTACTCGTTGTACGCAACGGGGCGCTTTCTCTCCCTATGGATGCTGCGCCGCCGCAATGCTGGTGCCTACAGCTTGGCCTTAAAGCAAGGTCGGAAAGAGGGCCTGCCCGGCTATCAGGTGCACAATTATTACGTGCGACATCCTTTGGCATGTGATGACGAGCTGGAAGTATTTGCGCTGAAGAAACTGGAAATGTTGCGCATGGCCACTCGCATCGCGCCCATGCTGGGCTTGATCGCCACCATGATTCCTATGGGGCCGGCGTTGCGTGCCCTGGCCGATGGCAATATCCAGGGGATTAGTGAAAACCTGATTATCGCTTTTGCCGCTGTGATCTGGGGCCTCGCAATTTCCACCCTGACTTTCTGGCCTGCCTCGGTAAAGAAGCGTTGGTTTGCCGCTGAGCTGATAAACATTCGGAAATTGAAGGAGGTTGCCTGA